The window CGACACAAGTGTGCGCGCTTGGGCGATCGGGACGCGCGGGTCGCGAACACCGTGCACGATAAGGATGGGCGCCCATTTGGTGTCGGTATTGCGCGCCGGTGATACTTCGATCAGCGAATTGGCGCCCTTGGCCAGATAATTGGCTCCGAATGACCCGAGATAGCCTTTGTCATAGTCACGCATCATCGGAAGGTCATAAACCCCCGCGCCAGCGATCGTGCAGCGCCAGCGGGCCGGGTCGCGCTGGGCGGCACGAGCGGAAGCATAGCCGCCATAGGACCAGCCCATCATGCACGCGCGTTTGGCATCGACAACGCCCTGCGCCGCAAGATAGTCGACGACATCGTTGAGGTCGTCTTGCATGCGGGTGCCGAAGCCATCTTGGCGACCCGATTTGACGAACTCGTTGCCGTAGCCGCCCGAGCCGCGATAATTGGGCTGCACAACGACATAACCCTGCTCGGCGATGGTCTGCGCCCACTGGTCGTAAGCAGCATAGTCGCGCACACCATATGGACCACCGTGCGTCAGAACAACGACCGGAAGGCTCTTCTGGCCCGCGCGCAGGCGCGGCGTCGTCAGGACGGCTTCGATCTCCAACCCGTCGCTCGCCTTGTATCGGATCGCCTTGACCGGATTCAGCTTACCGTCGCCCAGCGCATCGCTACGGTGGCCGATCAGCGCAAACTTTCCACTTTCGACGTCATAGAGATAATAGCTGCCGATCTGGTCGGGGCTAGCCATCGACACGACCAGCTTCTTGTCACCGTCGTCACTGCTAACGATGACGGCGTTGCCTTCCCCAAAATCCTCGGTCAGGAACTTCTGGATCGCAGCGAGTCTTTCGTCGGTGAATTTGCGGCGGGTGCGGTCGGTTGCGTAGGCATAGCCAACAATCCCGTCGCGATTCTCGTTCGGGATGGCCGTGCCGACATCATAGCCGGGCACCGAAAACAGCTTTTCGCCAATTTCCATCGTTGCCAGATTGGCCTTGTAGATCGCGCGATAACCCTCGTGGTTGCTCGATACGATCGCCATGTCGGGTTCGTTCAGAAATACGATCGGCTGGATGCCAGACCCCGTGAAATCCTTATCGATCACGCGCTGCACGGTACGGAAATTTTCACCCGGACCCGATCGATACAGATAGCGGCTTTCCCCGGTGTCGCGGTTAGAACCGAATCCCATTCGTACCACGCCCTTGCTGTCCGCTGCCCAGCCAAGAACGATCGGGTTGGTTCGCTGGACCGTTTCCAGCACCTTGCCGGTTGCGACATCGACCCAGTCGACCTGATAGCTGAACCGCTTCTCGGTATCGCCGTCGTCGATCTGCCGCGCGAGCAGGATGCGCTTCTTTTCCTTGTCGATATGCAAGATGTTCGATGCATCGGCCGTGGCCATGTCCCAAGCGAGCGGGTGCGTCTTGCCGGTTTGCGTATCATAGGCGGCGAGGCGGCCGATGTCGACGCGCTGCCCGAACTGCGAAATGAACTCTCGCGAAGCCAACTCAAGTATCAGATAGCGATCGTCGACCCACCGATAGCTAGTGAC is drawn from Sphingopyxis sp. OPL5 and contains these coding sequences:
- a CDS encoding alpha/beta hydrolase family protein — protein: MIKKMFAAALLASAVAWPAVGMAQDTPGKPVPEKVSLDVLASLPLMSDLQMSPGGTKIAMTLGAGNEFGYAILDLSKPGSKPQIFARASTFKEAGQRDVTSYRWVDDRYLILELASREFISQFGQRVDIGRLAAYDTQTGKTHPLAWDMATADASNILHIDKEKKRILLARQIDDGDTEKRFSYQVDWVDVATGKVLETVQRTNPIVLGWAADSKGVVRMGFGSNRDTGESRYLYRSGPGENFRTVQRVIDKDFTGSGIQPIVFLNEPDMAIVSSNHEGYRAIYKANLATMEIGEKLFSVPGYDVGTAIPNENRDGIVGYAYATDRTRRKFTDERLAAIQKFLTEDFGEGNAVIVSSDDGDKKLVVSMASPDQIGSYYLYDVESGKFALIGHRSDALGDGKLNPVKAIRYKASDGLEIEAVLTTPRLRAGQKSLPVVVLTHGGPYGVRDYAAYDQWAQTIAEQGYVVVQPNYRGSGGYGNEFVKSGRQDGFGTRMQDDLNDVVDYLAAQGVVDAKRACMMGWSYGGYASARAAQRDPARWRCTIAGAGVYDLPMMRDYDKGYLGSFGANYLAKGANSLIEVSPARNTDTKWAPILIVHGVRDPRVPIAQARTLVSRLKGSGKKQGVDFEYIEQPKNGHYGIYFTKEERVEWLGGTSNWLERFNPAYVPSDADFGKKPAADPLIAGAKFSG